The Chitinophagales bacterium genome has a window encoding:
- a CDS encoding gliding motility-associated C-terminal domain-containing protein yields the protein MRKINKLFFILLLTLFACFNNKSQGQLPQCTGAGSRFIYFLATDTMGGGGIGATPLSHIYNLDPNAPLSPTNPSLNTIPGDSMEALAVSNNFSGPGPSPTFYAVKHKDIYYWNGTQWQGTGHNINSAYANNIAAGGGYIYCFDAQNGTVYRYDGTGNAIYIATVGGFTGGGPFDLVADCDGNFYVLHTSSPQYIRMYDKKGVLQKSWTISGAPWGPGGGGIAIVDNKVYFDFYGQYYVGNISSATNINFTPLYQVQVPNVRDFATCPVIQINTNKLRPSANPAYYCGSGPGTTLSAVGGTGIISWSVLSGPATISSTTGSSTTVTATDSAKILFTYYDTTLCGIRGTDTVHVVVPKANVDAGLPITILGCGKYIDSLNATLTNMTFGVGYSVAWSPAATVTIPGPNKLKPIITPTGNTTYVITVSTASSQGGCTWKDSVQVTVQDLREGTTDFDFEIDYGCTEDKVIFTNKTTTTNAAFKWNFGDSTAIDTTRSPAHIYKKQNTYDVMLVANDGICVDTVTKEVDINHPLKAAFTVDNDIFCTNNPVVFNSNITVASQTPSPPTYHWDFGDNKSSADPSPKHIYSAPGKYKATLTVTDFVPCTDTTSIELDNFTEPPYIDIGSGKIGVCYEETLYLPQGISVRGTDYLWSTGETTPKIAVTEPGVYYVELHNECGVSTDTTTVTFNDCTMWMADAFSPNGDGLNDYLRFRTSYPEKITNFSFAIYNRKGNRVFYTEDINKGWDGTYYNTPQPTGTYYYMIQFKFIDEDRMQKGDITLVR from the coding sequence ATGCGTAAAATCAACAAATTATTTTTTATCCTATTATTAACCTTATTTGCGTGCTTTAATAACAAGTCACAAGGGCAACTGCCACAGTGTACCGGGGCAGGCTCGCGTTTTATATATTTCCTGGCTACTGACACCATGGGAGGTGGAGGGATCGGTGCAACACCGCTCTCACATATATATAATCTCGATCCAAATGCCCCTTTGTCGCCAACCAATCCATCATTAAATACCATACCCGGTGACAGTATGGAAGCACTGGCCGTTAGTAACAATTTTAGCGGCCCCGGGCCTTCGCCTACTTTTTACGCCGTCAAACACAAGGATATCTATTACTGGAATGGCACTCAGTGGCAAGGCACCGGGCATAATATCAACAGTGCGTATGCAAATAACATTGCAGCAGGAGGCGGTTATATATATTGTTTTGATGCACAGAATGGCACTGTATATAGGTATGACGGAACCGGCAATGCCATATATATTGCAACGGTTGGAGGCTTTACCGGTGGTGGGCCTTTTGACCTTGTTGCCGATTGTGACGGCAATTTCTATGTACTGCATACATCATCACCGCAATACATAAGGATGTATGACAAAAAAGGCGTATTGCAAAAAAGCTGGACGATATCCGGTGCGCCATGGGGGCCTGGAGGAGGTGGTATAGCTATCGTTGACAACAAGGTATATTTTGATTTTTACGGGCAATATTATGTGGGTAATATTTCATCTGCTACTAACATAAACTTCACCCCGCTTTACCAGGTACAGGTGCCTAATGTGCGCGATTTTGCTACATGCCCGGTTATCCAGATAAATACAAACAAGTTAAGACCCAGCGCCAACCCGGCCTATTATTGTGGCAGTGGACCGGGCACTACATTATCAGCTGTAGGCGGTACCGGTATAATTTCCTGGTCGGTATTAAGTGGTCCGGCAACTATATCGTCCACAACAGGCAGCTCTACAACCGTCACAGCAACTGACAGTGCGAAAATATTATTCACCTATTATGACACAACGCTTTGTGGTATAAGAGGTACTGATACAGTACATGTAGTAGTACCCAAGGCAAATGTTGATGCAGGGCTTCCTATAACCATTTTGGGTTGTGGTAAATATATAGACAGCCTGAATGCCACATTAACCAATATGACTTTTGGTGTAGGTTATAGTGTTGCCTGGTCGCCAGCGGCAACGGTAACTATACCCGGTCCAAACAAATTAAAACCGATCATTACCCCTACAGGCAATACTACCTATGTGATTACAGTAAGTACAGCGTCATCGCAAGGTGGTTGTACCTGGAAGGATTCGGTACAGGTGACAGTTCAGGACCTGAGAGAAGGTACTACCGACTTTGATTTTGAAATAGATTACGGATGTACTGAAGATAAGGTGATATTCACCAATAAAACTACCACTACAAACGCCGCATTTAAATGGAATTTTGGCGACTCAACAGCCATTGACACAACCCGCAGCCCTGCTCATATATACAAAAAACAAAACACCTATGACGTGATGCTGGTAGCAAACGATGGCATATGCGTGGACACTGTAACCAAAGAAGTGGACATCAATCACCCTCTTAAAGCAGCATTCACTGTAGATAATGATATTTTTTGTACGAACAACCCTGTGGTGTTCAATAGTAATATTACCGTTGCATCACAAACGCCTTCACCTCCTACTTATCACTGGGATTTTGGCGATAACAAAAGCAGCGCAGACCCTAGTCCCAAACATATATACTCCGCACCGGGAAAATACAAAGCAACACTTACCGTAACAGATTTTGTGCCATGCACCGACACTACCAGTATCGAGCTCGACAACTTTACCGAACCTCCATATATAGATATCGGATCTGGTAAGATCGGAGTTTGCTATGAAGAAACACTTTATCTGCCACAGGGTATCAGTGTAAGGGGCACAGATTATTTGTGGTCGACAGGTGAAACAACCCCCAAAATTGCAGTAACAGAACCGGGTGTATACTATGTTGAGTTACATAATGAATGTGGTGTAAGTACCGATACTACAACTGTAACATTCAATGATTGTACTATGTGGATGGCCGATGCCTTTTCTCCAAATGGGGACGGTTTGAATGACTACCTGCGTTTCCGTACAAGTTATCCTGAAAAAATAACAAACTTTTCATTTGCCATTTACAACCGGAAAGGCAACAGGGTGTTTTACACAGAAGACATAAATAAAGGATGGGACGGAACCTATTATAACACCCCGCAACCCACTGGCACATATTACTATATGATCCAATTCAAATTCATTGACGAGGACAGGATGCAAAAGGGAGATATCACCCTGGTAAGGTAG
- the vanZ gene encoding VanZ family protein, translating to MWEVFTKTSPYKKRARILAISWTLLIFILCFLPGDELPDVDIPFIDKWAHILLFAGFSFFWLLAEPTRRPTSLLFLLFITVFVGWLVEYIQGHYVEGRTQDNMDTLADTVGGFVGIIMFTVLSFVAIKNTADK from the coding sequence ATGTGGGAGGTTTTTACAAAAACATCACCTTATAAAAAGCGAGCAAGGATACTGGCCATAAGCTGGACCTTGCTCATTTTTATTTTATGTTTTTTACCCGGCGATGAATTGCCTGACGTAGATATCCCATTCATTGATAAATGGGCGCATATACTGTTGTTTGCAGGGTTTTCATTTTTCTGGTTGCTGGCAGAACCCACCCGAAGACCCACATCCTTATTATTCCTGCTGTTCATCACAGTATTCGTGGGCTGGTTAGTAGAATACATACAGGGACATTATGTAGAAGGGAGAACCCAGGATAATATGGATACACTTGCCGATACCGTTGGCGGATTTGTGGGTATAATAATGTTCACAGTACTATCGTTTGTAGCTATAAAGAATACGGCAGATAAATAA
- a CDS encoding dehydrogenase produces the protein MFRSKAPLRIGLAGGGTDVSPYCDMYGGAVLNAAISLYAHANIELTDAHTITIEAVDRSETATYDLMGSLPIDGHLDLAKGVYNHIVKKYGPVPCGFKLSTSVDAPAGSGLGSSSTLVVAIVGVFAEWLKLPLGEYDIAHIAYVIEREELSMAGGKQDQYSATFGGINFMEFYADNRVIVNPLPVKKEVLFELSNNLVLYFTSTSRLSSTIIEAQTQNVHNNNERSIEAMHQLKKQAEMMKEALLKGKVDEIGPILDFGFRYKKQMAEDISNNRLDEIYDTALRYGATGGKISGAGGGGFMMFYCPGNARHSVINALQKYNGEFRRYQVAEQGLFSWSI, from the coding sequence ATGTTCAGAAGCAAAGCACCATTAAGGATCGGACTGGCAGGTGGGGGTACAGATGTAAGCCCCTATTGTGACATGTATGGAGGAGCAGTACTCAACGCTGCCATATCCCTGTATGCACATGCAAACATCGAACTTACTGATGCACACACAATAACTATAGAGGCAGTTGACCGCAGTGAAACAGCCACATATGACCTTATGGGGTCACTACCTATTGACGGGCACCTTGACCTTGCAAAAGGGGTATATAACCATATAGTAAAAAAATACGGCCCTGTACCTTGCGGATTTAAACTAAGCACATCGGTAGATGCACCTGCTGGTAGTGGCCTGGGCAGCTCTTCTACACTGGTTGTTGCTATTGTTGGTGTTTTTGCAGAGTGGCTTAAACTGCCTTTGGGAGAATATGACATCGCACATATAGCATATGTTATAGAGCGCGAGGAACTATCTATGGCCGGCGGTAAACAGGACCAGTACTCAGCTACTTTCGGCGGTATCAACTTCATGGAATTTTACGCAGATAACAGGGTCATCGTAAATCCGCTACCTGTAAAAAAAGAGGTGTTATTCGAACTCAGCAACAACCTGGTATTATACTTTACATCAACCAGTCGATTATCATCTACCATCATTGAAGCACAAACACAAAACGTACATAATAACAATGAACGGTCAATCGAAGCAATGCACCAATTGAAAAAGCAGGCCGAAATGATGAAAGAGGCATTGCTGAAAGGCAAAGTGGATGAGATAGGCCCTATACTGGATTTCGGGTTTCGCTATAAAAAACAAATGGCCGAAGATATATCTAATAACCGTCTGGATGAGATCTATGACACTGCATTGCGCTACGGCGCTACCGGCGGCAAAATAAGTGGTGCCGGCGGAGGTGGGTTCATGATGTTCTATTGCCCGGGCAATGCACGTCATTCAGTGATCAATGCTTTACAAAAATACAATGGCGAATTCCGCCGGTACCAGGTAGCAGAACAGGGACTATTCAGCTGGAGTATATAA
- a CDS encoding glycosyltransferase produces MNIVILGSAHPLRGGGISTFNERLAEVLQEQGHKVIIYSFSLQYPSFLFPGKSQFTDEPAPAGLVIKSVINSINPLNWISVGNNIKKEKPDLVIVRFWLPFMGPCFGTILRLVRKNRHTKVVAITDNVIPHEHRPGDLPFTKYFLKSADAFVAMSKDVLKDLSTLTSKPSVFSPHPVYDNYGPAVSKEEACKHLGLDSDKKYILFFGFIRKYKGMDILLDAMKDERIRQAGIRLIVAGEFYDEEAPYRQQIVDNDIAGSIHLFTSFIPNNEIRYYFSAAELVVQPYRSATQSGITQVAYHFEKPMVVTNVGGLAEVVPDGKTGFVTAPDPTDIADAILKFFTPGSLPDLQQNIAREKEKYSWDTFTGNLFDIVGLK; encoded by the coding sequence ATGAACATTGTAATACTCGGGTCGGCACATCCGCTGCGTGGTGGCGGTATCTCAACCTTTAACGAAAGGTTGGCGGAGGTATTGCAAGAGCAAGGGCATAAAGTGATCATCTACTCATTTTCATTACAATATCCTTCGTTCCTGTTCCCCGGCAAATCGCAATTCACAGACGAGCCCGCACCGGCAGGATTAGTCATAAAAAGCGTTATCAACTCCATAAACCCGCTTAATTGGATAAGTGTTGGCAACAATATAAAAAAAGAAAAGCCTGACCTGGTCATTGTGCGTTTCTGGCTCCCGTTCATGGGGCCCTGTTTCGGTACTATACTCAGGCTGGTAAGAAAAAACAGGCATACTAAAGTGGTAGCTATTACTGACAATGTCATTCCACACGAACATCGCCCCGGCGATTTGCCTTTTACCAAATACTTCCTGAAAAGTGCCGATGCTTTCGTGGCCATGAGTAAAGATGTATTGAAAGACCTGTCAACACTAACGTCAAAACCATCAGTATTTAGTCCGCACCCGGTATATGATAATTACGGACCTGCTGTGAGTAAAGAAGAAGCCTGTAAACATTTAGGGCTCGATTCCGATAAAAAATACATACTCTTTTTTGGTTTTATTCGCAAATACAAGGGAATGGATATACTGCTTGATGCCATGAAAGATGAGCGCATCAGGCAGGCAGGTATCAGGCTTATTGTTGCGGGAGAGTTTTATGATGAAGAGGCCCCCTACCGGCAACAGATAGTTGACAATGACATTGCAGGCAGTATTCATTTATTCACCTCATTCATCCCAAACAACGAGATACGGTATTATTTCTCAGCAGCAGAGCTGGTAGTTCAGCCATACAGGAGTGCGACTCAAAGTGGCATAACGCAGGTAGCATACCATTTTGAAAAACCGATGGTGGTAACCAATGTTGGCGGACTGGCAGAAGTAGTACCTGATGGCAAAACAGGATTTGTGACTGCACCCGACCCTACAGACATAGCCGATGCGATACTGAAATTCTTTACCCCCGGCTCATTGCCTGACCTGCAACAAAACATAGCCCGCGAAAAAGAGAAATATAGCTGGGATACTTTTACAGGTAATCTTTTTGATATTGTTGGGTTAAAATAA
- a CDS encoding NTP transferase domain-containing protein, with translation MECIILAGGMGTRLQRVVADRPKCMAPVNGSPFLHYMFDYLEQQECTRVILSLGYKHELVIEWLQTQNRPFTIDYVIEQKPLGTGGGIMLALHKATHEYVIVLNGDTMFRVNLTQLVKFHKSKHAVNTLALKRMTNFDRYGVVRLDENSRIVAFEEKREYAEGLINGGVYVLNRNGLLKKEKPETFSLERDYFEATVAEGNMYGFECNEYFIDIGIPSDYEQAQKDFESF, from the coding sequence ATGGAGTGTATCATATTAGCAGGAGGAATGGGCACGCGACTACAACGTGTAGTTGCCGACCGGCCAAAGTGCATGGCCCCGGTCAATGGGTCGCCGTTCCTGCATTATATGTTTGACTACCTTGAACAGCAAGAGTGTACACGCGTTATTCTGTCTCTGGGCTATAAACATGAACTTGTTATTGAATGGCTGCAAACACAGAATCGCCCGTTCACAATAGACTATGTAATAGAACAAAAACCATTGGGCACAGGTGGTGGTATTATGCTCGCCCTACACAAAGCCACACACGAATATGTAATTGTATTGAATGGCGATACAATGTTCAGGGTAAACCTTACCCAGCTGGTAAAATTCCATAAATCGAAACACGCTGTTAATACACTGGCATTAAAACGAATGACAAATTTTGACCGTTATGGCGTTGTTCGGCTTGATGAAAACAGTCGGATAGTGGCGTTTGAAGAGAAGAGAGAATATGCCGAAGGGTTGATCAACGGAGGTGTATACGTGCTGAATAGAAATGGGCTACTAAAAAAAGAAAAGCCCGAAACATTTTCCCTGGAACGGGATTATTTTGAAGCTACAGTTGCAGAAGGAAATATGTACGGGTTTGAGTGTAATGAATATTTTATTGACATTGGCATACCTTCGGACTACGAACAGGCGCAAAAAGACTTTGAAAGCTTTTAG
- the gcvH gene encoding glycine cleavage system protein GcvH → MNFPENLKYTKDHEWLLVDGDTATVGITDFAQRELGDIVFVEVNTDGQTLAANEIFGTVEAVKTVSDLFLPVSGTVTEVNKDLEGTPEDVNNDPYGKGWMIKMTIGDAAQLNDLMDAAAYKAMIGE, encoded by the coding sequence ATGAATTTCCCTGAAAATTTGAAGTACACCAAAGACCACGAGTGGTTACTGGTAGATGGCGATACCGCAACAGTAGGCATTACAGACTTCGCTCAACGTGAACTGGGCGATATCGTATTTGTGGAAGTGAATACAGATGGACAGACGCTGGCGGCTAACGAAATATTCGGCACTGTTGAGGCTGTAAAAACAGTTTCTGACTTGTTTTTACCCGTTTCTGGTACTGTTACCGAGGTAAACAAAGACCTTGAAGGCACTCCGGAAGATGTAAATAATGACCCTTACGGCAAAGGCTGGATGATAAAAATGACTATCGGAGATGCAGCTCAGTTGAATGACCTGATGGATGCCGCTGCCTACAAAGCCATGATAGGCGAATAA
- a CDS encoding T9SS type A sorting domain-containing protein: protein MKKNATIFNVKQTLLIALFLLGFQGVFAQAPTPQYAYTNATGGNWIPFGVANGWDNYRSQFLYLPGDFPTLTSTNPGFITDIYFKSYYATSNFTMNNFQVDMGNTTVTNLSGYVSGLTNALPPTTWSAGTSINAGDWFVIHLATPVYMNPSQPFVVDVRQTGGTGGVPVYAGGVPNNSQYTGNTHAYGSTTSSTASVRRYSYQFGFDFFSGYPCNDTPRSSVDGPIRVCPNKRFTVRPDSFYATAEYKWQYSTNGTTWSNFTGTPGLYGEIYDSITQAKWYRVTITCDSNKGLTYTSPGHKVSIAPFYYCYCDNSVTSDLGADIGKVAIINVTNDDSIMNKSFLITGTGYPVYNNSQANKTYTPYHDSLAWPCLYRDSSYRLVVTQIHPGSTLQPSVAQVYIDYNRDGLYNPNTERVFIKAIDGTANPPEVAIAPLVVPTTAETGLTGMRVIISQDTVQGAPCDTISGYGEVEDYVVEICYRPCTGPVNGGVVVSTDTSMCKGYEYTLTDTTYEKTVSGFTRAWQVSGDNITWFNIQNSEGKDTLNRVFTGQPLYYRLRTICLPTHDTAYNAPTQIKVKPGYKCYCYSKAIGGEGIDTSDIGGVTFGPYSRNNGGPHLLNPIARYPRTDYTDITPIEMFTDTVYQFAVYHTMPVVEHGDAKVTIFMDFNNNHEYDIPSERVYTGYTSIGNHTLIDNVIVPLNAILDVPTGMRIILNNNVGPNAPSDSACGGYMSGETEDYILIFRKRIPEGVSEVGALNGFSVHPNPTSGKFNVQFSTNVNISNVNLRITNVTGQLVMQQDYKHEGGMFYKEVDMGKQAPGVYFVELQADGQRLMRKLVVQ, encoded by the coding sequence ATGAAAAAAAATGCTACAATTTTTAATGTAAAGCAGACATTATTAATAGCGTTATTCCTTTTGGGTTTTCAGGGTGTTTTTGCACAGGCACCTACACCGCAGTATGCATATACTAATGCTACAGGTGGTAACTGGATACCGTTTGGAGTTGCTAATGGATGGGATAACTACAGGTCCCAGTTTCTGTATTTACCGGGAGACTTCCCCACACTTACATCCACCAACCCTGGTTTTATCACAGATATCTACTTTAAAAGTTATTATGCAACATCAAACTTTACGATGAATAACTTCCAGGTAGACATGGGTAATACTACGGTTACCAATTTGTCCGGATACGTTTCCGGTCTTACCAATGCATTACCACCGACTACTTGGTCTGCCGGTACGTCTATCAATGCCGGAGACTGGTTCGTGATTCACCTGGCTACACCGGTTTATATGAACCCTAGTCAGCCATTCGTTGTAGATGTTCGCCAGACAGGTGGAACAGGCGGTGTGCCCGTATATGCAGGTGGCGTGCCTAACAACTCACAGTATACAGGTAATACGCATGCGTATGGTAGCACCACATCATCTACTGCTAGTGTAAGGCGCTATTCATACCAGTTCGGTTTCGACTTCTTCTCAGGTTATCCTTGTAATGATACACCAAGAAGTTCTGTGGACGGTCCTATCAGGGTGTGTCCTAACAAACGTTTTACAGTAAGGCCTGACAGCTTTTATGCAACAGCAGAGTACAAATGGCAATATTCTACTAATGGTACTACATGGTCAAACTTCACCGGCACCCCCGGCTTATATGGTGAGATCTATGACAGTATTACCCAGGCAAAATGGTACCGCGTTACTATCACATGTGATAGTAATAAAGGATTGACCTATACTTCTCCGGGACATAAAGTGTCTATTGCCCCATTCTATTATTGTTATTGCGATAATAGTGTGACGTCTGACCTGGGTGCTGATATTGGTAAGGTAGCCATTATCAATGTTACCAATGACGACTCAATAATGAATAAGTCATTCCTGATAACAGGAACAGGTTACCCTGTTTACAATAATTCACAAGCTAATAAAACATATACCCCTTATCATGACAGCCTTGCATGGCCTTGCCTTTACAGGGATAGCTCATACAGGTTAGTTGTCACTCAGATACATCCGGGTAGCACACTACAGCCTAGTGTTGCACAGGTATATATAGATTATAACCGTGACGGATTATATAATCCCAACACAGAGCGCGTATTTATTAAAGCTATAGATGGTACAGCTAATCCTCCGGAAGTTGCTATTGCACCATTGGTAGTGCCAACTACTGCAGAAACAGGTTTGACAGGTATGCGTGTTATCATCAGTCAGGATACAGTTCAGGGTGCGCCATGCGATACTATATCCGGTTATGGCGAAGTTGAAGACTACGTTGTAGAGATCTGCTATCGTCCGTGTACAGGCCCTGTTAACGGTGGTGTAGTTGTTTCTACTGACACTTCTATGTGTAAAGGATATGAGTATACATTGACAGATACTACTTATGAAAAAACGGTTTCAGGCTTTACTCGTGCATGGCAGGTATCAGGTGATAATATAACCTGGTTCAATATTCAAAACAGCGAGGGCAAAGATACTCTGAACCGAGTATTTACAGGTCAGCCGCTGTATTACAGGTTAAGAACGATCTGTTTGCCAACGCACGATACTGCATATAATGCGCCAACCCAAATAAAAGTAAAACCAGGCTATAAGTGCTATTGCTACAGTAAGGCAATAGGTGGCGAGGGTATTGATACAAGTGATATCGGTGGTGTAACATTCGGTCCGTATTCCCGCAATAATGGAGGACCTCACTTGTTGAACCCGATAGCACGCTATCCGAGGACTGACTATACAGACATTACGCCGATTGAAATGTTTACAGATACTGTTTACCAGTTTGCTGTATATCATACAATGCCGGTAGTTGAGCACGGAGATGCTAAAGTGACCATATTCATGGACTTCAATAATAACCACGAATATGATATCCCGTCAGAGCGCGTATATACAGGGTATACATCAATTGGTAACCATACTTTGATAGATAATGTGATCGTTCCTCTCAATGCGATACTGGATGTACCAACAGGTATGCGTATCATACTGAACAACAATGTTGGTCCGAATGCACCATCTGACTCAGCTTGTGGTGGTTACATGTCCGGTGAAACTGAAGATTATATACTGATCTTCCGTAAGAGAATACCGGAGGGTGTTAGTGAAGTAGGTGCGTTGAATGGTTTCAGCGTACATCCTAACCCAACCAGTGGTAAGTTCAATGTACAGTTCAGTACCAATGTTAACATCTCTAATGTTAATCTTCGTATAACCAACGTTACCGGACAACTGGTAATGCAACAGGATTACAAACACGAGGGTGGCATGTTCTACAAAGAGGTAGACATGGGTAAACAAGCTCCCGGAGTGTACTTCGTTGAGTTACAGGCAGATGGACAAAGATTGATGAGGAAACTCGTTGTACAATAA